From a single Pelmatolapia mariae isolate MD_Pm_ZW linkage group LG20, Pm_UMD_F_2, whole genome shotgun sequence genomic region:
- the ssr4 gene encoding translocon-associated protein subunit delta, giving the protein MIRIAAFFALLVVACSGESCTDPVITPSAYTTSDAVISSESVFIVELSLTCANGAQSVTLYADVNGRQFPVTRGQDVGKYQVSWSLPHKQAASGTYQVKFFDEESYSALRKAQRNNEDVNAIHPLFSVNIDHRGAWNGPWVSTEVVAALIGILVYYLAFSAKSTIQA; this is encoded by the exons ATGATCCGGATAGCCGCCTTCTTTGCGCTGCTGGTGGTCGCCTGCTCAG GAGAGAGCTGCACGGACCCAGTCATCACTCCGTCGGCCTACACCACCTCTGACGCCGTCATCTCATCAGAGTCTGTCTTCATCGTTGAACTCAGCCTGACCTGCGCCAACGGAGCACAG AGCGTAACGCTGTATGCTGATGTCAATGGAAGACAGTTCCCTGTAACCAGAGGACAGGATGTTGGAAAGTACCAG GTGTCCTGGAGTCTTCCTCACAAACAGGCAGCCTCTGGAACATATCAGGTCAAATTCTTCGATGAGGAGTCCTATAGCGCCCTGCGCAAG GCCCAGAGAAACAATGAAGACGTAAATGCCATTCACCCTCTCTTCTCTGTCAACATTGACCACAGG GGTGCATGGAATGGCCCATGGGTGTCTACTGAAGTGGTTGCTGCCCTCATTGGTATCCTGGTCTACTACTTGGCTTTCAGCGCAAAGAGCACCATCCAAGCATAA
- the LOC134618736 gene encoding rho GTPase-activating protein 4-like has product MSSHVKLRKERVGVVDYDIQIKEVRCQLVDQLKVLDLQLEQKSQQLQDLTDYLRRRGEIESEYARSLEKLAERFTSRIKRKEPSSNSVSQVWLALLSQTRQESRDHNGLSESCNNFLTQPLTHCVEYTQRLAKKSKDICIQLQDGLLKVTTELQAAWRTYYQYHSDYVCAEGKLREAEKQEEKQKQSANKKLERLIEKRQIKVQEIKLKCSKARNEYLLNLAAANSSMNKYYLQDISTLIDCADTGYHTTLGRVMQAYLSRRWKAQDNLSTGLQQIEEAVSRLDQSRDRDILLQDNYNTFSMPLRFPYQPHDGDQVTQVSAECEMICELETRFKQIQTRLQAVTQETEEVNKSMSAAQASLLEGIGDDLEPSSQEGSTENLTVKPSATRRRANLQEIEYLYFTKVKEYLVGSSLVSKLQVKHDLLKEAVEKAEVSNDHQPRHTGKSMRVRKNHSSANLMHNQKLFNGDMLSFITASGQQIPIVVESCIRYINLHGLHHEGIFRVPGSQLEVNNLRDAFERGEDPLAEGRYDLDSAAGVLKLYFRGLENPLFPLDSTNLLLEHAQIKNDAERAAELKAVISSFPEPAIIVMRYLFAFLYHVSEYSDENMMQPYNLAVCFGPSLIRGAHDDDVVTLQPQINALVKGIIIQQESIFPTQSEVPGPVYEKCMTLELDDGETNVDGDIETEYTPSKDDLEMGFLADNSTSMSMSGVAAPRRGERPRANSSGALEHRLTAAPGGGSFGSGGKCTLQIPVGPQCKPRRMPSPCYGQDYQRRSSEDIASRVDKEVCRQMDSVFKELLIRQTHQDPTPTVSSPSVQTPQKKGKQDGRRGRGTGLFKSADAAD; this is encoded by the exons ATGAGTTCCCATGTCAAACTTCGGAAGGAGCGGGTTGGTGTGGTGGACTACGACATTCAAATCAAAG AGGTTCGCTGTCAGCTTGTAGACCAACTGAAGGTATTGGACTTGCAACTTGAGCAAAAGAGCCAACAGCTGCAAGACCTGACAGACTACCTGCGTCGGCGGGGTGAGATTGAAAGCGAGTATGCTCGTTCCCTGGAAAAACTAGCAGAAAGGTTCACATCAAGGATAAAGAG GAAGGAGCCCAGTAGTAACTCTGTGTCCCAAGTATGGCTCGCTCTGCTGTCCCAGACCCGCCAAGAAAGTAGGGACCATAATGGACTGAGTGAAAGCTGCAACAACTTTCTCACCCAACCTCTCACACATTGTGTGGAGTACACACAGCGCCTTGCAAAGAAG AGTAAAGACATCTGCATTCAGCTACAAGATGGGCTACTCAAGGTTACCACAGAGCTACAGGCG GCATGGCGAACATACTACCAGTACCACTCAGACTATGTCTGTGCAGAGGGGAAGCTGAGGGAAGCAGAGAAGCAAGAGGAAAAGCAGAAGCAGAGCGCAAATAAAAAACTGGAGAGGCTGATAGAAAAG AGACAAATTAAAGTCCAAGAAATAAAGCTGAAGTGCAGCAAGGCCCGAAATGAGTACCTCCTAAACCTGGCTGCAGCCAATTCCTCCATGAATAAGTACTACCTGCAAGACATCTCTACTCTCATAGAT TGTGCAGATACAGGTTACCACACCACTTTGGGCAGGGTGATGCAGGCCTACTTGTCAAGACGGTGGAAGGCCCAGGATAACCTGAGCACAGGCCTGCAGCAAATAGAGGAGGCCGTGTCTAGACTGGACCAGAGCCGGGATAGAGACATCCTCCTGCAGGACAACTACAACACCTTCTCTATGCCCCTACGCTTCCCCTATCAGCCCCACGATGGGGACCAG GTTACTCAGGTCAGTGCGGAGTGTGAGATGATATGCGAACTGGAGACCAGATTCAAACAGATACAAACTCGACTGCAAGCCGTCACCCAGGAAACTGAGGAG GTTAATAAGAGCATGTCAGCAGCCCAGGCTTCTCTGCTGGAGGGCATCGGCGATGATCTGGAGCCTTCATCTCAGGAGGGCAGCACTGAAAATCTGACTGTAAAGCCCAGCGCCACTCGACGACGGGCCAACCTGCAGGAAATAGAATACCTCTACTTTACT AAAGTAAAGGAGTACCTTGTTGGCAGCTCTCTTGTATCTAAACTGCAAGTTAAACATGATCTGCTTAAAGAAGCTGTAGAAAAAG ctGAAGTATCAAATGACCATCAGCCTCG ACACACTGGAAAGTCTATGCGTGTCAGAAAGAATCACTCGAGTGCCAATTTGATGCACAACCAAAAACTTTTCAATGGAGACATGCTGTCCTTCATAACG GCATCAGGACAACAGATTCCAATTGTTGTGGAAAGCTGCATTCGCTATATCAACCTCCATG GACTCCACCATGAAGGGATATTTAGAGTGCCGGGGTCTCAGTTGGAGGTCAATAACCTCAGGGACGCTTTTGAGCGAG GAGAAGACCCTTTGGCTGAAGGGAGGTATGACCTTGACTCGGCGGCTGGAGTGCTGAAGCTTTACTTCAGGGGTTTAGAAAATCCACTCTTCCCCCTTGACAGCACCAATCTGCTCCTGGAGCATGCCC aaATAAAGAATGACGCAGAGCGAGCAGCTGAGCTGAAAGCTGTGATTTCTTCCTTCCCCGAGCCTGCTATCATCGTCATGAGATACCTCTTTGCATTCCTTTATCA TGTGTCGGAGTATAGTGATGAGAACATGATGCAACCTTACAATTTGGCCGTGTGTTTTGGCCCGAGCCTGATAAGAGGTGCTCATGATGACGACGTCGTGACCCTGCAGCCTCAGATCAATGCCCTGGTGAAGGGCATCATCATTCAGCAAGAAAGCATCTTCCCCACTCAGAGCGAAGTGCCAGGACCAGTTTATGAGAAATGCATGACACTAGAACTGGATGACGG AGAGACCAATGTTGATGGAGATATAGAAACTGAGTACACCCCTAGCAAAGATG ATTTGGAAATGGGCTTTTTGGCTGACAACAGCACAAGTATGTCCATGTCTGGAGTAGCAGCACCCAGAAGGGGAGAACGCCCCCGAGCCAATAGCAGCGGGGCACTAGAACACAGATTAACAGCTGCACCAGGAGGGGGCAGCTTCGGTTCAGGTGGAAAGTGCACACTTCAGATTCCTGTTGGGCCGCAATGTAAGCCAAGGAGGATGCCCTCTCCTTGTTATGGGCAAGA CTACCAGCGACGGTCATCTGAGGATATAGCCTCTCGAGTAGATAAG GAAGTCTGTCGCCAGATGGACTCAGTCTTTAAGGAGCTTTTGATACGACAAACCCATCAGGATCCCACCCCCACTGTGTCCTCCCCCTCAGTCCAGACTCCCCAGAAGAAAGGAAAGCAGGATGGGCGCAGGGGGAGAGGAACAGGGCTCTTCAAATCAGCAGATGCAGCGGACTGA
- the naa10 gene encoding N-alpha-acetyltransferase 10, translating to MNIRNARPEDLMNMQHCNLLCLPENYQMKYYFYHGLSWPQLSYIAEDENGKIVGYVLAKMEEDPDDVPHGHITSLAVKRSHRRLGLAQKLMDQASRAMIENFNAKYVSLHVRKSNRAALHLYSNTLKFQISEVEPKYYADGEDAYAMKRDLAHMADELRKPGARVPGQEAQSGQSPSGSGDHERESERDSGGESKELSEVSEATESTDVKDSSSDSQ from the exons ATGAATATACGAAACGCACGG CCGGAGGACCTAATGAACATGCAGCACTGTAACCTGCTGTGTCTTCCAGAAAATTATCAGATGAAATACTACTTCTATCACGGCTTGTCATGGCCACAG CTCTCATATATAGCAGAGGATGAAAATGGGAAAATTGTGGGATATGTGCTCGCAAAGAT GGAGGAGGACCCAGATGATGTACCTCATGGACACATAACATCCCTG GCAGTAAAGCGGTCCCACCGACGTCTTGGACTGGCTCAGAAGCTGATGGATCAAGCCAGTCGGGCCATGATAGAAAACTTCAATGCTAAATATGTCTCACTTCATGTTCGCAAGAG CAACCGAGCTGCCCTGCACCTGTACTCAAACACACTTAAATTCCA GATTAGTGAAGTAGAGCCTAAATACTATGCAGATGGGGAGGATGCCTACGCCATGAAAAGAGACCTGGCCCACATGGCTGATGAG CTGAGGAAACCCGGAGCACGTGTGCCGGGTCAAGAGGCACAATCTGGCCAAAGTCCGTCGGGGTCCGGTGACCAtgagagagaaagcgagagagaCAGCGGAGGAGAGAGCAAAGAGCTGAGCGAAGTCAGCGAGGCAACAGAAAGCACAGATGTTAAAGATTCCTCTTCTGATTCACAGTGA
- the zgc:158263 gene encoding ceramide kinase family protein, protein METDLRLESSLWIGNKRYRAVLTGWHLKWTEADKKNGDKKTVSVPVAEVVGVENGRVEILPQKSVEDTDKDFTVFYIKRSRSRSTYGLLWSLGRTQFSCPSRVLRDQWTNHLRTALKTHSPLRPHRLLVFINPFGGKKKGREIYHSLVAPLFELAGISSHVIVTERANQARDHLLKKDLTGFDGVVCVGGDGMFSEVLHGLIGRTQQEAGLCETDPAVTLQPCPLHIGIIPAGSTDCVCYATVGVIDPVSSALHIIIGDSQPLDVCSVHHASTLVRYSVSLVGYGFYGDVLAESEKHRWMGPLRYDYSGTVVYLSNRSYAGIVQYLPADPLLSSPRDKTRCLSGCNVCSRSTERLFPHTSDSGSLYSSHFSQYSNDSEGEWVSVEGRFRCVSLTCMSSSCARSPLGLSPSAHLADGTGDLILVWDTHPLSFLKFLYRHTSTQDQFDLPFVEVHRVKAVRFSLPDGREEEVHEEIGELNRTIGGEEREYVDTVSRNGSQQQLAQSVVEREKMNEHKTVAPILCGLCRKKTPAVSVWNCDGEILPFTEIFCRIHGQLVRLYARGIEDGAAMQNCSQESDKNKSRCITYK, encoded by the exons ATGGAGACTGACCTGAGGTTGGAGTCAAGTTTGTGGATCGGAAATAAAAGATATCGGGCCGTCCTCACAGGTTGGCATTTGAAATGGACTGAGGCAGATAAAAAGAATGGTGACAAGAAAACAG TTTCAGTACCTGTGGCAGAGGTGGTTGGAGTGGAGAACGGTCGGGTGGAGATCTTGCCCCAGAAGTCAGTTGaagacacagacaaagatttCACAG TTTTCTACATCAAGCGTAGCAGAAGTAGAAGCACTTATGGGTTGTTGTGGAGCCTGGGCCGGACCCAGTTCAGCTGCCCCAGTCGGGTCCTCAGAGACCAGTGGACAAATCACCTAAGGACTGCCCTCAAAACTCACA GTCCTTTGCGTCCGCATAGACTGTTGGTGTTCATCAACCCatttggaggaaaaaagaaaggaagagagaTCTACCATTCACTTGTTGCCCCTCTGTTTGAGCTGGCTGGGATCAGCTCTCATGTTATAG TGACTGAACGGGCTAACCAGGCCAGAGACCACCTCTTGAAGAAAGATCTGACAGGCTTTGATGG TGTGGTCTGTGTGGGTGGCGATGGCATGTTCAGTGAAGTACTTCATGGTTTGATTGGGCGGACACAACAAGAGGCAGGTCTTTGTGAGACTGATCCCGCTGTCACATTGCAGCCATGCCCACTTCATATTGGCATCATCCCTGCAG GTTccacagactgtgtgtgttatGCCACAGTGGGGGTTATTGATCCTGTTTCTTCAGCTTTGCACATCATTATTG GAGACTCTCAGCCATTAGACGTATGTTCAGTTCACCATGCTTCCACCCTGGTACGCTACTCGGTATCTCTGGTGGGCTATGGCTTCTATGGAGACGTACTGGCTGAGAGTGAAAAACACCGCTGGATGGGACCTCTTAGATACGACTATTCAG GTACAGTTGTGTACCTGAGCAACAGAAGCTATGCGGGCATAGTTCAGTATCTACCAGCAGACCCACTGCTCTCCAGCCCTAGAGATAAAACGCGCTGCCTCTCAGG gTGCAATGTGTGCTCCAGAAGTACAGAGCGACTATTCCCACACACTTCTGATTCAGGCTCCCTGTACAGCTCCCACTTCAGCCAGTACAGCAATGACTCTGAAG GTGAATGGGTGAGTGTGGAGGGCAGGTTCAGGTGTGTATCGCTCACTTGTATGTCCAGCTCATGTGCCAGGAGCCCATTAGGTCTCTCTCCATCTGCTCATCTGGCAGACGGAACAGGGGATCTCATCCTAGTATGGGACACTCACCCACTGAGCTTCCTCAAGTTCCTCTacagacacacaagcacacaggaCCAG TTTGACCTGCCGTTTGTGGAGGTCCATCGAGTGAAGGCCGTCCGTTTCTCTCTCCCAGATGGCAGAGAAGAAGAGGTGCATGAAGAAATCGGAGAGCTGAATCGCACAATAGGTGGCGAAGAGCGAGAATACGTGGACACTGTAAGCAGAAATGGATCTCAGCAGCAATTGGCACAGAGTGTGGTGGAACGAGAGAAGATGAACGAGCACAAAACAGTGGCTCCTATCCTGTGTGGTCTGTGCCGCAAAAAGACTCCAGCTGTGTCCGTGTGGAACTGTGATGGAGAGATTCTGCCTTTCACTGAGATCTTCTGCAG GATCCATGGTCAGCTGGTACGTCTGTACGCCAGGGGCATTGAGGACGGAGCAGCCATGCAAAACTGCAGCCAGGAGAGTGACAAGAATAAAAGTAGATGCATCACATACAAATAG
- the LOC134618505 gene encoding glucose-6-phosphate 1-dehydrogenase-like yields MSSESLTRSEVFGQLRRELYGEERSSHSNTHLFIILGASGDLAKKKIYPTLWWLFRDGLLPDNTFFVGFARSSLTVEDIKAACLPHMKVSDEESDYLSAFFSKNSYLSGRYDNGSSFDQLSKHLSSLPGGANANRLFYLALPPTVYHHVSKNIRTHCMSLKGWNRVIVEKPFGRDLQSSQELSTHLSSLFTENQIYRIDHYLGKEMVQNLMVLRFGNRIFGPIWNRNSVACVVLTFKEPFGTQGRGGYFDDFGIIRDVMQNHLLQMLCLVAMEKPPSTSPDDVRDEKVKVLKCIPPVEVSDVVLGQYVGDPEGEGQSRLGYLDDPTVPKDSCTPTFATAVLHVQNERWDGVPFILRCGKALNERKAEVRLQFTDVPGDIFGDCCQRNELVVRVQPDEAIYLKMMTKRPGVYFNPEETELDLTYKSRYKDVKLPDAYERLILDVFCGNQMHFVRSDELREAWRIFTPLLHHVEKEKPRPIPYTYGSRGPREADDLLKRVGFRYEGTYKWVQPHTA; encoded by the exons ATGAGCTCAGAGAGTCTGACTCGCTCTGAGGTGTTTGGGCAGCTCAGGAGGGAGCTTTACGGGGAGGAGCGGTCAAGTCATTCCAATACACACTTATTCATCATACTGGGAGCATCT gGAGATCTTGCTAAAAAGAAGATCTATCCAACCTTATG GTGGTTATTCAGAGACGGCCTTCTTCCGGACAACACgttttttgtgggttttgcTCGGTCCAGCTTAACTGTAGAGGACATCAAGGCAGCATGTCTTCCCCACATGAAG GTCAGTGATGAAGAAAGCGACTACCTATCAGCCTTCTTCAGTAAAAACTCCTACCTGAGTGGCAGGTACGATAACGGCAGCTCCTTCGACCAACTCAGCAAACATCTGTCATCTCTACCTGGGGGCGCCAACGCTAATAGACTTTTCTACCTGGCTCTACCACCAACTGTCTACCATCATGTCAGCAAAAACATCAGAACCCACTGCATGAGCCTCAA AGGTTGGAACAGGGTAATTGTCGAGAAGCCCTTTGGTCGTGACCTCCAGAGTTCACAGGAACTGTCAACCCACCTTTCGTCCCTGTTTACAGAGAACCAGATCTATCGCATAGATCACTACCTGGGGAAAGAGATGGTCCAGAACCTCATGGTGCTTAG GTTTGGAAATCGCATTTTTGGACCCATATGGAACAGGAACAGTGTGGCCTGTGTGGTTCTCACCTTCAAGGAGCCTTTTGGCACTCAGGGCCGTGGAGGATACTTTGATGACTTTGGTATTATTCG AGATGTCATGCAGAACCATCTTCTCCAGATGCTCTGTTTGGTTGCAATGGAGAAACCTCCTTCTACCAGTCCAGATGATGTGAGGGATGAGAAG GTGAAGGTGTTGAAGTGTATACCTCCTGTTGAAGTATCAGATGTTGTGCTTGGCCAGTATGTCGGAGATCCTGAAGGGGAAGGTCAATCCAGACTGGGATACCTTGATGATCCCACGGTGCCCAAAGACTCCTGCACACCAACTTTTGCAACAGCAGTCCTGCATGTCCAGAATGAGAGATGGGATG GAGTTCCTTTTATTCTGCGCTGTGGTAAAGCACTAAATGAGCGGAAAGCAGAAGTACGTCTGCAGTTCACTGACGTGCCGGGAGACATTTTTGGTGATTGCTGTCAGAGGAATGAACTGGTGGTGCGGGTGCAGCCAGATGAAGCCATTTACTTAAAAATGATGACCAAGAGGCCTGGAGTTTACTTCAATCCAGAGGAGACTGAGCTGGATCTCACCTACAAGAGTCGATACAAG GATGTGAAGCTCCCAGACGCTTATGAAAGACTCATACTGGATGTCTTCTGTGGAAATCAAATGCATTTTGTTCGCAG TGATGAGTTACGGGAGGCCTGGAGGATCTTCACCCCCCTCCTCCACCACGTAGAGAAAGAGAAGCCACGCCCCATTCCCTACACATATGGAAG TCGTGGTCCAAGAGAAGCAGACGATCTCCTGAAGAGAGTGGGATTTCGCTATGAGGGAACATACAAGTGGGTGCAGCCCCACACCGCTTAA
- the galnt6 gene encoding polypeptide N-acetylgalactosaminyltransferase 6, protein MRFFIRRRMSPLKLVLLGGTLFMVVLVVLQRDVGSSAGDPWLQDLVVKRDKVMGMVREAVNNIGFQIGAPQPPPVKEQPTEDTKCPSGFYTQAELKPHLERPPQDPQAPGADGRAFQKDSMTPEEEKEKEEGMTRHCFNQFASDRISLSRSLGDDTRPPECVERKFRRCPPLPTTSVIIVFHNEAWSTLLRTVFSVLHTSPAILLKEIILVDDASTAEHLKSRLEEYIRQLKIVRVVRQPERKGLITARLLGASIAQAEVLTFLDAHCECFHGWLEPLLARIVEEPTAVVSPEISSIDLNSFQFHKPVATNRAYNRGNFDWSLTFGWEAIPEDAKRLRKDETYPVKTPTFAGGLFAISKTYFEHIGTYDDQMEIWGGENVEMSFRVWQCGGQLEIIPCSVVGHVFRTKSPHTFPKGTEVITRNQVRLAEVWMDDYKKIYYRRNKNAAIMASEHRFGDISDRLNLKERLHCKNFSWYLNTVYPEIFIPDLNPEKSGSIKNLGSNMCLDAGENNQGGKPLIMYHCHNMGGNQYFEYTSHKELRHNIGKQLCLHAAVRSDPVKLELCHLKGKGTSVAPEQEWVFTEENLLKNPSSGQCLALKGGQILMDYCNAAELHQHWTFT, encoded by the exons ATGCGTTTTTTTATACGCCGGCGGATGTCCCCCCTTAAACTGGTGCTCCTTGGGGGGACTCTCTTCATGGTGGTCTTGGTAGTTCTCCAGAGGGATGTTGGCTCTTCAGCTGGGGACCCCTGGTTACAGGATCTGGTGGTAAAGAGGGACAAGGTAATGGGGATGGTCCGAGAAGCTGTCAACAATATTGGCTTCCAGATCGGCGCTCCACAGCCACCACCAGTAAAAGAGCAGCCTACAGAGGACACCAAGTGCCCCAGTGGATTTTACACTCAGGCTGAGCTCAAACCTCACTTGGAGAGACCACCACAGGACCCCCAAGCTCCAGGGGCTGATGGGAGAGCGTTTCAAAAAGACAGCATGACcccagaggaggagaaggagaaggaggagggaatGACACGGCATTGTTTCAACCAGTTTGCCAGTGACCGTATCTCGCTCAGCCGCAGTCTGGGGGATGACACCAGGCCTCCTGA GTGCGTAGAGAGGAAGTTTCGTCGCTGTCCTCCTCTGCCTACCACCAGTGTTATTATAGTGTTCCACAATGAGGCTTGGTCAACCCTCCTCAGGACGGTGTTCAGCGTCCTGCACACATCTCCTGCTATCCTACTAAAAGAGATCATTTTGGTAGATGATGCCAGTACTGCAG AGCATTTGAAGAGCAGGCTGGAGGAGTATATACGTCAGCTGAAGATTGTCCGTGTGGTGAGGCAGCCAGAGAGAAAGGGCCTCATCACAGCAAGGCTTCTTGGTGCCAGTATTGCGCAAGCTGAAGTTCTCACCTTCCTTGATGCACACT GTGAGTGTTTCCATGGTTGGCTAGAGCCCTTACTGGCTCGAATTGTTGAGGAACCCACTGCTGTGGTTAGTCCAGAAATCAGCAGCATTGACCTCAACAGCTTTCAGTTCCATAAGCCTGTGGCCACCAACCGCGCCTATAACAGAGGTAACTTTGACTGGAGCCTGACTTTTGGCTGGGAAGCCATCCCCGAGGATGCAAAGAGGCTACGCAAGGATGAAACCTACCCTGTAAA AACACCCACTTTTGCTGGAGGTCTCTTCGCAATCTCAAAAACGTATTTTGAACACATCGGAACATACGATGACCAGATGGAGATTTGGGGCGGTGAAAATGTGGAAATGTCATTCAGG GTGTGGCAGTGTGGAGGTCAGCTAGAGATTATCCCTTGTTCTGTGGTGGGCCACGTCTTCCGTACCAAGAGCCCCCACACCTTCCCCAAGGGCACTGAAGTGATCACCCGCAACCAGGTGCGCCTAGCTGAAGTCTGGATGGATGACTACAAGAAGATCTACTATCGTCGTAACAAAAATGCAGCAATTATGGCCAGTGAG CATAGATTTGGAGACATCTCTGATCGCCTGAATCTGAAAGAGAGGCTTCATTGCAAGAACTTCAGCTGGTACCTAAATACAGTCTACCCAGAGATCTTTATTCCAGACTTAAATCCAGAAAAATCTGGATCT ATTAAAAACTTAGGATCTAATATGTGCCTGGATGCTGGAGAGAACAACCAGGGGGGTAAACCTCTCATCATGTATCATTGTCACAACATGGGAGGCAACCAG TACTTTGAGTATACATCTCATAAGGAGCTGCGTCATAACATTGGAAAACAGCTGTGTCTTCATGCGGCGGTGCGATCAGACCCGGTGAAGCTTGAGCTGTGCCACCTTAAGGGGAAAGGTACCAGTGTGGCCCCTGAACAGGAGTGGGTCTTTACAGAG GAAAATCTTCTGAAGAATCCAAGCAGTGGACAATGTTTAGCGTTGAAAGGAGGCCAGATTTTGATGGACTACTGCAATGCTGCTGAACTCCACCAGCACTGGACTTTCACCTGA